The genome window CCGCGAATATCACGTTCTGCCTCAGCTGCACCGCGTTCACCAGCAACAGTTGAAAAACGAGCAAACATATCTGTTTTCTTGCCAACTTCTGAGAAAATTTTAGCTTTCGTATATTTTGTAATGTCATTTGTAACGGTTAAGGTACCATATGCACCGGAACCTTTAGCGTGCATACGACGCTCAGGAATTACTTCTCTATCAAAATGTGCTAATTTTTCAAGGAACCAAAAATCTTCCATCAATAATGGACCTCTAGGACCTGCAGTCTTTGAATCATCATCATTAGGTACTGGGGCACCAAAAGCGGTTGTCATTTTCTTGTTATTCTCGCTCATTAATTTATTCCCTCCTGTTTTATAAACTACAATAATTATAATAACATAGTAATTATAATATTACTATGATTATAGACTCGGAAAAACAGCTGGAGATTATGGGGTGAATGGCTTTGTTGTAATAAATTTAAATGAATGAAACGATATGATTCTTTAAATTGATATGTATTATTTTCTTAACTATAATATTAAATGATAAATACTGAATAAATAATGGGGAATATTGCATTGAAACAAACAATAGTCAATTTAGTAGTGTTAAAGTTATATAGAGGTTTCTTTCTGAGGTGTAAATAAATATTTACTGAAATCGATGAATGATCTCCTCTTTTAATTATAGGTTAAACAAATTTAAAATCAACATTTTAAGACGTGTATTATTGTTAGGTGTTATTTAGTAGAAGAAATTTATTTACGGCTGTTTAATGATGGTAATGACGATAGAAAAAAGGAATGAATATGATAAGATTAAAGGGGATAATAAAAAAATCTTATTCTAATTATTATTTACTAATAAGGAAGATATGAAATGGATCCAATAAACAAGCAGACATTATATAATATGGTAGACAAACTATCTATAGAGTTTTTTGACAAGCCTTTTGAACATGAAGTGAAATTTAATCATCGTTTAAGAACTACAGGTGGTAGATATATTCCGGCAAAGAAGTTAATTGAACTAAATCCAAAGTATGTTTCAGAGATGGATCTAGAGGAATTTGTTGGTATTATTAAACATGAGTTATGCCATTATCATCTTCATATAGAAGGAAAAGGATACAAGCATATTGATCCAGAATTTAAAGCTTTATTAAAAAAGACTGGTTCACCAAGACATTGCAATCCATTGCCTTCACAAAAAAGAAAGTATCAATATGTATATAAATGTAAACAATGTAATCAGGAGTATAAGCGGATTCGCCGTGTAGATTTGAATAAGTATCGTTGTGGTAAATGCAGTGGAATGCTGATGCAGCTTAAATTATAAATAGAATTTTATAGTTGGCATATTATTGGGTATTCTAGTCTTTCTGTAACGCGATAAGTTGATTTGTAAATTTTTATTAAAAATCCATTGACGAAATTTGTCATCCATGGTAAATTAAATAAGCTATCAAATCTAGTGATGAATTTTGTTCACAAAGTATTGGTGTGCAGATACATAAACAAATGAGTGAGTATCGAATGTAAAGATGCACGGCAGCTAGGAAAAAGATTTATTCTTTAAAAAGTGTTGACAAACTAACTTGAATCGTGGTAAGATATTTTTCGTTGCTGTTAATTTGTTTTTAGATTGCGACATAAGGGATATTCAAGTTTTACTTACAGTATTCAAAATGCTATTCATTATTCCACAGTAGCTCAGTGGTAGAGCAATCGGCTGTTAACCGATCGGTCGTAGGTTCGAATCCTACCTGTGGAGCCATATGGGGAAGTACTCAAGAGGCTGAAGAGGCGCCCCTGCTAAGGGTGTAGGTCGCGTAAGCGGCGCGAGGGTTCAAATCCCTCCTTCTCCGCCATATTTTTTAGATGAATGGCCCGTTGGTCAAGCGGTTAAGACACCGCCCTTTCACGGCGGTATCACGGGTTCGAATCCCGTACGGGTCATCTTTTTAATCTTTATATGTTTTGG of Oceanobacillus zhaokaii contains these proteins:
- a CDS encoding SprT family protein, encoding MDPINKQTLYNMVDKLSIEFFDKPFEHEVKFNHRLRTTGGRYIPAKKLIELNPKYVSEMDLEEFVGIIKHELCHYHLHIEGKGYKHIDPEFKALLKKTGSPRHCNPLPSQKRKYQYVYKCKQCNQEYKRIRRVDLNKYRCGKCSGMLMQLKL